CCAACGCCCACGGCATCGACGAGATGCTGGACCTCGACTGTGCGGTGGCCGTTACCAACGCCATGAGCCACGTGATTGCCGCCCACGCCCAACGAAAGGATCATGCATCATGACGACCACCATCGACCTCTGGGTCGACCCTGCCTGCCCCTGGGCCTGGATTACATCACGCTGGCTGCTCGCCGCCAAGGAAGTCCGTGACGTCGACGTCAACTTCCACGTGATGAGCCTCGCGGTCCTCAACGAAGGTCGCGACATGCCCGAGAACTACAAAGAACTTCTCGCCCTCGCCTGGAAGCCCGTACGTGTTCTGATCGCCGCCGAGCAACTGCACGGCAATACGGTGGTCGAGCCTCTCTACTCCGCCATGGGACGTCGCTACCACGTGGAAAACAAGAAGGACCTCAATGTCGT
The Pseudomonadota bacterium genome window above contains:
- a CDS encoding disulfide bond formation protein DsbA produces the protein MTTTIDLWVDPACPWAWITSRWLLAAKEVRDVDVNFHVMSLAVLNEGRDMPENYKELLALAWKPVRVLIAAEQLHGNTVVEPLYSAMGRRYHVENKKDLNVVIAESLAETGLEASLADAATSTEFDEAVKASHHAGMDPVGFDVGTPVLHVNGEAIFGPVITPAPTGEEAGRLLDGVIAVMSVPGFYELKRSRTQGPIFG